The following proteins come from a genomic window of Paenibacillus spongiae:
- a CDS encoding alpha-glucosidase/alpha-galactosidase — protein MSFKVTFIGAGSIGFTRGLLRDLLSVPEFHNIQVAFTDINQHNLDMVTQLCQRDINENGLNIEIQPTVNRREALRDARYVFCTVRIGGLEAFKHDVDIPLKYGVDQCVGDTLCAGGIMYGQRGIAELLNICKDIREMADPNVLLLNYANPMAMMTWACNKYGGVRTVGLCHGVQGGHWQIANALGLEKKEVDIVCAGINHQTWYVQVKHKGEDMTGQILEAFERHPDFSRTEKVRIDMLRRFGYYSTESNGHLSEYVPWYRKRPDEIKDWIDMGSWINGETGGYLRVSTEGRSWFETDFPNWLKDKPMEYKAENRSEEHGSYIIEGLETGRVYRGHFNVVNNGCITNLPDDAIIEAPGYVDRNGINMPQVGDLPLGCAAVCNVSISVQRLAVEAAVHGDDTLLRQSMMMDPLVGAVCNPKEIWQMVDELLVAQAPWLPQYGMAIEAAKKRLESGELLPTREGYVGAARLSIKSVEDMKQDREAANRNAGEADKAKERPAAAQ, from the coding sequence ATGTCGTTTAAAGTGACGTTCATCGGTGCGGGAAGCATCGGTTTTACGAGAGGGCTGCTGCGGGATCTGCTGTCCGTGCCCGAGTTTCATAACATTCAAGTCGCATTCACGGATATTAACCAGCACAACCTGGATATGGTGACGCAGCTCTGTCAGCGCGATATTAACGAGAATGGGCTGAACATCGAAATCCAGCCGACCGTCAACCGCAGGGAGGCGCTCCGGGATGCCCGCTACGTATTCTGCACCGTACGGATCGGAGGGCTGGAAGCGTTCAAGCATGATGTCGATATTCCGCTGAAGTACGGCGTCGACCAATGTGTGGGCGATACGCTGTGCGCGGGCGGAATCATGTACGGCCAGCGGGGGATTGCCGAGCTGCTGAACATCTGCAAGGACATTCGCGAGATGGCCGATCCGAACGTGCTGCTGCTCAATTATGCGAATCCGATGGCTATGATGACCTGGGCCTGCAATAAATACGGCGGCGTGCGGACGGTTGGCCTGTGCCATGGCGTACAAGGCGGACATTGGCAGATCGCAAACGCGCTCGGACTGGAGAAGAAAGAGGTTGACATCGTCTGCGCGGGCATTAACCATCAGACTTGGTATGTGCAGGTGAAGCACAAGGGCGAGGATATGACCGGCCAAATTCTGGAGGCATTCGAGCGCCATCCGGACTTCAGCAGGACAGAGAAGGTGCGTATCGACATGCTCCGCAGGTTCGGATACTATTCAACCGAATCGAATGGCCATCTGAGCGAATATGTGCCGTGGTACCGGAAGCGTCCGGACGAGATTAAGGATTGGATCGACATGGGTTCATGGATCAACGGCGAGACGGGCGGTTATTTGCGCGTTTCGACGGAAGGCCGCAGCTGGTTCGAGACCGACTTCCCCAACTGGCTGAAGGATAAGCCGATGGAATATAAGGCGGAGAACCGAAGCGAGGAGCATGGCTCCTATATCATCGAGGGCTTAGAGACGGGCCGCGTTTACCGGGGCCACTTCAATGTCGTCAATAACGGCTGCATCACGAATCTGCCGGATGATGCGATTATTGAAGCGCCGGGCTATGTCGACCGCAACGGCATCAACATGCCTCAAGTCGGCGACCTGCCGCTTGGCTGTGCGGCTGTATGCAATGTAAGCATATCGGTGCAGCGCCTGGCTGTGGAAGCGGCGGTTCACGGCGATGACACCCTTCTGCGTCAATCGATGATGATGGATCCGCTCGTCGGGGCGGTCTGCAATCCGAAAGAGATCTGGCAGATGGTCGACGAACTGCTCGTCGCGCAAGCGCCTTGGCTGCCGCAGTACGGCATGGCGATTGAAGCGGCGAAGAAGCGCCTCGAATCCGGCGAGCTGCTCCCCACTCGGGAAGGATATGTGGGCGCGGCAAGGCTGTCCATCAAGTCGGTTGAAGACATGAAGCAGGACCGCGAAGCGGCCAACAGGAACGCTGGCGAAGCAGACAAAGCGAAAGAACGGCCGGCAGCCGCGCAATAA
- a CDS encoding helix-turn-helix domain-containing protein, with product MELYSLFDPKWTRGDFRPKIDAYYYKQWVDFHMGFHAHGSIEIMYVIAGTCRVETQRQSIPMGKGEFILLDSGVIHRLVVEKDSPCRMLNVEFTFTACDGIHPSLAQTAANSPALRALLGRQTDYIVMSDPSDVYHTLKSLVMELDAGVGVDNGSMVHLLISQLLIRIARLAEDKRIDHASRQTDRYVRKAVEYIHQHYDCDIQAKDISAAVNLHPVYLQRIFRTGMNVTMADYLANVRIGKAKMLLAQTDIPIAEIADYVGLNSRQYFSLLFKKMTGDTPAAYRRSVETLKQREPNQEVVIVDMLK from the coding sequence GTGGAGCTGTATAGTCTATTTGACCCCAAGTGGACGAGAGGCGACTTCCGGCCGAAGATTGATGCTTATTATTATAAGCAGTGGGTCGATTTCCATATGGGCTTCCATGCTCATGGGTCGATCGAAATCATGTATGTGATCGCCGGAACCTGCCGCGTCGAGACGCAGCGGCAGTCGATCCCGATGGGGAAGGGCGAGTTTATATTGCTGGATTCGGGGGTGATCCACCGGCTGGTCGTGGAGAAGGACAGCCCATGCCGTATGCTGAATGTGGAGTTTACCTTCACAGCTTGTGACGGGATCCATCCTTCGCTTGCCCAGACGGCGGCCAATAGTCCGGCGCTTCGAGCTTTGCTTGGGCGTCAGACGGACTACATCGTCATGTCCGATCCGAGCGATGTGTACCATACGCTCAAGAGTCTCGTCATGGAGCTTGATGCGGGTGTCGGCGTCGATAATGGCAGCATGGTTCATCTGCTCATCTCCCAGCTGCTCATCCGCATTGCCCGGCTTGCCGAGGACAAGCGGATCGATCATGCGAGCAGGCAGACCGACCGTTATGTGCGCAAGGCGGTTGAATACATCCATCAGCACTATGACTGCGATATTCAGGCGAAGGACATCTCCGCTGCCGTTAATTTGCATCCTGTCTATCTGCAGCGGATATTCCGGACAGGCATGAACGTCACGATGGCCGATTACTTGGCGAACGTGCGGATCGGCAAGGCGAAGATGCTGCTCGCGCAGACGGATATTCCAATTGCGGAAATCGCCGATTATGTCGGCCTGAATTCCAGGCAATATTTCAGCCTGTTATTCAAGAAGATGACCGGCGATACACCTGCGGCGTACAGAAGATCGGTGGAGACGCTTAAGCAGCGGGAGCCGAATCAAGAAGTTGTAATTGTTGACATGTTGAAATGA
- a CDS encoding NAD(P)/FAD-dependent oxidoreductase → MSKQILILGGGYGGLLSALSARAHFTPEEASITVINRVDSHQIITELHRLAAGNVAEKAVALPLQKLFKGKDINVQVGSVQSIDLEGRKVSVEGGSTFSYDSLVLALGSETNYFGIPGLQENSFTLKSVADANRLFAHVEARIAEYSKTKNKADATFVIGGGGLTGVELVGELADELPGICKKNGVDFADVSLYLVEAMPSILPMFSPDLIARAQESLEKRGVEFLTGLPITEMSKTTVSLKDGRTIETNTCVWTGGVQGSSIVANSGIEVNRGRATVNEFLQSVSHPEVFLAGDCAVVFGPEGRPYPPTAQLAWQMGELVGGNIAAYFNGTTMDKFAPVFSGTLASLGRKDGIGAIGESGIEMKGTPASLMKKASNARYLSHINGLFSLAY, encoded by the coding sequence GTGAGTAAACAAATTTTGATCTTGGGTGGCGGCTACGGCGGTTTGTTGAGCGCCCTTTCGGCACGTGCACATTTTACACCAGAAGAAGCTAGCATTACGGTCATCAACCGCGTGGATTCCCACCAAATTATTACCGAGCTTCACCGCCTCGCTGCAGGCAACGTAGCTGAGAAAGCTGTTGCGTTGCCACTGCAGAAGCTGTTCAAAGGGAAAGACATTAACGTTCAAGTCGGCTCCGTTCAATCGATCGACTTGGAAGGCCGCAAGGTATCGGTTGAAGGCGGTTCGACATTCAGCTATGATTCTCTCGTTCTGGCACTTGGCAGCGAAACGAACTACTTCGGCATTCCAGGGCTTCAAGAGAACAGCTTCACGCTGAAATCCGTAGCGGACGCTAACCGTCTGTTCGCACACGTGGAAGCCCGCATTGCAGAATACAGCAAAACGAAGAACAAAGCGGACGCAACGTTCGTTATCGGCGGCGGCGGTCTTACAGGCGTTGAGCTTGTGGGTGAGCTTGCTGACGAGCTTCCAGGCATCTGCAAGAAGAACGGCGTAGATTTCGCAGACGTTTCCCTGTACCTGGTTGAAGCAATGCCAAGCATTCTGCCAATGTTCTCCCCTGACCTGATTGCTCGTGCACAGGAAAGCCTGGAGAAGCGCGGCGTTGAATTCTTGACAGGATTGCCAATTACGGAAATGAGCAAAACGACCGTCAGCCTGAAGGACGGCAGAACGATCGAAACCAACACTTGCGTTTGGACTGGCGGCGTTCAAGGCAGCTCCATCGTGGCAAACAGCGGCATCGAAGTAAACCGCGGCCGTGCAACGGTGAACGAGTTCCTGCAATCCGTATCGCATCCTGAAGTATTCCTTGCCGGCGACTGCGCTGTCGTATTCGGTCCGGAAGGCCGTCCATACCCGCCAACTGCACAATTGGCATGGCAAATGGGCGAGCTCGTCGGCGGCAACATTGCAGCTTACTTCAACGGTACGACGATGGACAAATTCGCACCGGTCTTCTCGGGTACGCTTGCTAGCTTGGGACGTAAAGACGGAATCGGCGCCATCGGCGAAAGCGGCATCGAGATGAAAGGCACGCCTGCTTCCCTGATGAAGAAAGCAAGTAATGCCCGTTATCTGTCGCACATCAACGGATTGTTCTCGCTGGCTTATTAA
- a CDS encoding DUF1641 domain-containing protein translates to MSETTVQNVELEASVQGSAKSDVLDQLLKPEVQEALTVLVDQLPKLSEMMALLTKTYDLAQKVATDRVLIQDMVGGIQEVYKPLEEKVKGYASAAIEANDRADQSDATIGLFGMLKLLKDPELQKMLRFGQAYLDILGERKK, encoded by the coding sequence ATGTCAGAAACAACCGTTCAGAATGTAGAACTGGAAGCTTCCGTACAAGGGAGCGCGAAGTCGGATGTACTGGATCAGCTGTTGAAGCCGGAAGTACAAGAAGCTTTGACAGTATTGGTGGATCAGCTGCCTAAGCTGTCCGAGATGATGGCTCTTCTTACGAAGACCTACGACTTGGCACAGAAAGTAGCGACAGACCGTGTACTGATTCAAGACATGGTAGGCGGTATTCAAGAAGTGTACAAGCCTCTTGAAGAGAAAGTGAAAGGCTACGCATCCGCTGCGATCGAAGCGAATGACCGTGCGGATCAAAGCGATGCTACGATCGGCCTCTTCGGCATGCTGAAGCTTCTGAAGGATCCCGAGCTGCAGAAGATGCTTCGTTTCGGCCAAGCTTACCTCGATATTCTAGGCGAAAGAAAGAAATAA
- a CDS encoding sugar phosphate isomerase/epimerase family protein yields the protein MNFKIGMRIPPKMGAEGIGNVAKWAADNGLDVLDVPRLTPEVKAACEAAGIGIGSTDVDYTAQLLSRDEGRRSDAIQGLKKQMTEVSQLGGRVLFMCLVPEDHTLPRHEGFAIWKESFPEIVRHAEQTGLYIAIEGWPGPAPHYATLGCTPEMWRAMFEAIPSNHFGLNYDPSHLVRLGIDYLRALDEFGERVNHCHGKDTEILHEELYESGVLSATFGAKYGFSEGSWRYTIPGHGEVEWGKVAVRLDRLGYKGAIGIELEDHRFWGSLEAERQGILKATEHLAKYFR from the coding sequence ATGAATTTCAAAATAGGAATGCGCATACCGCCTAAGATGGGGGCGGAAGGGATCGGCAACGTGGCGAAATGGGCTGCGGATAACGGCTTGGACGTTCTGGATGTGCCGCGACTGACGCCTGAAGTGAAGGCGGCATGCGAAGCAGCGGGCATCGGCATCGGTTCGACCGATGTGGATTACACGGCGCAGCTGTTAAGCCGGGACGAGGGGCGCCGCAGCGATGCCATTCAAGGGCTGAAGAAGCAGATGACCGAGGTTTCCCAATTGGGCGGACGCGTATTGTTCATGTGTCTGGTACCGGAGGATCATACGCTTCCGCGCCATGAAGGCTTCGCCATATGGAAGGAGTCGTTCCCGGAGATCGTCCGCCATGCCGAGCAAACCGGCCTGTACATCGCCATTGAAGGCTGGCCGGGGCCTGCGCCGCATTATGCTACGCTGGGCTGTACGCCGGAGATGTGGAGAGCGATGTTCGAAGCGATTCCGTCCAACCATTTCGGCCTGAACTACGATCCGTCCCACTTGGTCCGTCTGGGCATTGATTACTTGCGGGCGCTGGACGAGTTCGGCGAGCGGGTCAACCACTGCCACGGCAAGGATACGGAAATTCTCCACGAAGAGCTGTACGAGAGCGGCGTTCTTTCAGCGACGTTCGGCGCGAAGTACGGATTCTCCGAAGGCTCCTGGCGGTATACGATTCCCGGACACGGCGAAGTGGAATGGGGCAAAGTAGCCGTCCGCCTGGATCGTCTCGGATACAAAGGAGCGATCGGAATCGAGCTGGAGGATCACCGTTTCTGGGGTTCTTTGGAAGCGGAGAGACAAGGAATCTTGAAAGCGACCGAGCATCTGGCGAAATATTTCAGGTAA
- a CDS encoding Gfo/Idh/MocA family protein: MSKIRIGMIGTGGISQWHARQLLELPEVEIAAVADTSAATRSSFVEKFELKNVKQFSDYKEMLDQVELDAVVICSPHTLHFQQATDVLEKGCHVLIEKPMTCSSAEAELLIQTAKRAGKILQVSYQRHFQPEFLYIQDAIARGEIGKLTSITASLYQEWKQGTPGSWRQDPALSGGGFLMDSGSHIIDVLLWTTGLTPVEVKPQLHMHGSPVEIDTFTSIRFAEGAVAGLNLVGYAPCWHETYVFCGEDGAIFYDNGKITLRRLRQEPVVPELPKSTTNQDKSFIDAILGRHEVLVSGEFAYKVVKFSEMVYQAAGYVPIEAGKEGVQ, translated from the coding sequence ATGAGCAAGATTCGCATTGGTATGATTGGTACGGGAGGAATCTCGCAGTGGCATGCAAGGCAGCTGCTTGAACTGCCCGAGGTCGAGATCGCGGCGGTAGCCGATACGAGTGCTGCGACCAGAAGTTCGTTCGTCGAGAAATTTGAATTGAAGAACGTCAAGCAATTCTCCGATTATAAGGAGATGCTGGACCAAGTGGAGCTGGATGCGGTCGTTATTTGTTCCCCCCATACCCTCCATTTCCAGCAGGCGACCGATGTTCTGGAGAAAGGCTGCCATGTCTTGATCGAGAAGCCGATGACATGCTCGTCGGCCGAAGCGGAGCTGTTAATCCAGACAGCCAAGCGGGCTGGGAAGATTTTGCAAGTATCGTATCAGCGGCACTTTCAACCTGAGTTTCTATACATCCAGGATGCAATCGCCAGAGGAGAAATCGGCAAGCTGACCTCCATTACGGCTTCGCTGTACCAAGAGTGGAAGCAGGGAACGCCTGGCTCGTGGCGTCAGGACCCGGCGCTCTCCGGAGGCGGCTTCCTGATGGATTCCGGCAGCCATATCATCGACGTGCTGCTGTGGACGACGGGACTTACCCCGGTTGAAGTGAAACCGCAGCTACATATGCACGGATCGCCAGTTGAGATCGACACCTTCACCTCGATCCGATTCGCAGAGGGTGCCGTTGCAGGATTGAATCTTGTCGGTTATGCGCCTTGCTGGCATGAAACTTACGTGTTCTGCGGTGAGGATGGCGCGATATTCTATGATAACGGAAAGATCACGCTGCGCCGTCTCCGTCAAGAACCGGTCGTGCCGGAGCTTCCGAAGTCGACGACCAACCAGGACAAGAGCTTCATCGATGCGATTCTCGGTCGCCATGAGGTGCTCGTATCCGGCGAGTTCGCCTACAAGGTGGTCAAGTTCTCCGAGATGGTCTACCAGGCGGCGGGCTATGTACCGATCGAAGCCGGAAAAGAAGGTGTACAATAA
- the thrS gene encoding threonine--tRNA ligase: MAMKLTLPDGAVREVEHGTTMEQLAGSISSGLKKSAVAGKVNGQLVDLNRSIDEDSDVEIITEGSKEGLEVYRHSTAHLMAQAIKRIYGAKAVKLGIGPVIEDGFYYDIDIEKPLSTDDLSEIEKEMERIAQENLPITRRVVSREEAIRIFEELEDPLKLELIRDLPEQSVITIYDQGEFFDLCRGPHLPSTGRIKAFKLLSVAGAYWRGISDNKVLQRIYGTSFPKKSQLDEHLHLLEEAKKRDHRKLGKELELFMFSEEAPGMPFYLPKGMAIRTELENFSREQQAKQDYDEVRTPFMMNQRMWEQSGHWDQYRENMYFTEVDETKFALKPMNCPGHMLIFKNKLHSYRELPIRLSEFGQVHRHELSGALNGMMRVRTFCQDDAHIFVRPDQIDDEIGRVILLIDRIYKVFGFEYTIELSTRPEDRMGSEELWDQAEGALQNVLDSRNIEYRINEGDGAFYGPKIDFHILDALKRSWQCATIQLDFQMPEKFELSYIGEDNQKHRPVVIHRAIYGSIDRFIGILTEHYSGQFPLWLAPVQVKLLPVSDNFLDYAYEVKKALVRAGIRVELDERNEKLGYKIREAQLEKVPYMLVLGENERTEQSVAVRKRGEGDIGTKGLEAFIQQVIEEIRGKQ, from the coding sequence ATGGCTATGAAACTAACACTACCAGATGGCGCAGTCCGAGAGGTTGAGCATGGTACAACGATGGAGCAGCTTGCTGGATCGATCAGCTCCGGGTTGAAGAAGTCGGCGGTGGCCGGCAAAGTTAACGGTCAATTGGTTGATCTGAACCGGTCGATTGACGAGGACAGCGATGTGGAAATCATCACGGAAGGCAGCAAGGAAGGCTTGGAAGTCTATCGACACAGTACGGCTCATCTTATGGCGCAAGCGATTAAGCGGATTTACGGCGCTAAAGCCGTTAAGCTTGGCATCGGTCCCGTTATCGAAGACGGCTTCTACTATGATATCGATATTGAGAAGCCGTTGTCCACGGACGATCTCAGCGAGATCGAGAAGGAGATGGAGCGGATCGCGCAGGAGAACCTGCCGATCACCCGCCGTGTCGTTAGCCGGGAAGAAGCGATCCGGATCTTCGAAGAGCTGGAGGACCCGCTGAAGCTGGAATTGATTCGCGACTTGCCCGAGCAGTCGGTTATTACGATCTATGACCAAGGCGAGTTCTTCGATCTCTGCCGCGGCCCGCATCTGCCGTCCACAGGCCGGATCAAGGCGTTCAAGCTGCTGTCCGTAGCAGGCGCCTACTGGCGCGGAATTTCGGATAATAAGGTGCTGCAGCGTATCTACGGCACATCGTTCCCGAAGAAATCCCAGCTTGATGAGCATCTGCATCTTCTCGAGGAAGCCAAGAAGCGCGATCACCGCAAGCTGGGCAAAGAGCTCGAATTGTTCATGTTCTCGGAGGAAGCGCCGGGCATGCCGTTCTATCTGCCGAAGGGAATGGCGATCCGCACGGAGCTGGAGAACTTCTCCCGCGAGCAGCAGGCGAAACAGGATTATGATGAGGTCCGTACCCCATTTATGATGAACCAGCGGATGTGGGAGCAGTCCGGGCACTGGGATCAATACCGGGAGAATATGTACTTCACCGAGGTGGATGAAACCAAATTCGCGCTGAAACCGATGAATTGCCCGGGCCATATGCTGATATTCAAGAACAAGCTGCATTCGTACCGCGAGCTGCCGATCCGGTTATCCGAATTCGGCCAGGTGCACCGTCACGAGCTGTCGGGCGCGCTGAACGGGATGATGCGTGTGCGCACCTTCTGCCAGGACGATGCCCACATCTTCGTGCGTCCGGACCAAATCGATGACGAGATCGGCCGCGTCATCCTACTGATTGACCGGATCTATAAGGTATTCGGCTTCGAATATACAATCGAGCTGTCGACCCGTCCCGAGGACCGGATGGGTTCGGAGGAGCTGTGGGACCAAGCGGAGGGCGCGCTCCAGAACGTGCTCGACAGCCGGAATATCGAATACCGGATCAATGAAGGGGATGGCGCGTTCTACGGTCCGAAGATCGACTTCCACATTCTCGACGCGCTGAAGCGGAGCTGGCAGTGCGCAACGATCCAGCTTGACTTCCAGATGCCGGAGAAATTCGAGCTCTCCTATATCGGAGAAGACAACCAGAAGCATCGTCCGGTCGTCATCCACCGGGCGATCTACGGCTCGATCGACCGCTTTATCGGCATTCTGACCGAGCATTACAGCGGCCAATTCCCGCTCTGGCTTGCTCCGGTCCAGGTGAAGCTGCTGCCGGTGTCGGATAATTTTCTTGACTACGCATACGAGGTCAAGAAGGCGCTTGTCCGGGCGGGGATCCGGGTCGAATTGGATGAGCGCAACGAAAAGCTCGGCTACAAAATTCGTGAAGCGCAGCTGGAGAAGGTTCCTTACATGCTGGTGCTCGGCGAGAACGAGCGGACGGAGCAATCGGTCGCGGTCCGCAAGCGGGGCGAAGGCGATATCGGCACCAAGGGACTGGAAGCGTTCATTCAGCAAGTGATCGAAGAAATTCGCGGCAAACAATAA